From the genome of Candidatus Alcyoniella australis, one region includes:
- a CDS encoding tetratricopeptide repeat protein, whose product MRVSRIRVIVVVLALALICPAAHAATERELLQLFAAGNVKWLAEPLLKAAQEIAQIQNPGSELEKFHGLCLLKVGYIRLYEGNADQAQRYILQSVPRFEAALRHKPKDIEAMFGRAMAYITLAQMGPQLMTRYAPDVDLALQAMDGVDPYHFLSIEAKAARGLVLPAQLGGDPAKSEVDLELLLQYEPENTEVLCWLAVAQSRNGHDEQARATLKKVLAINPDHLRAKKLLQRM is encoded by the coding sequence ATGCGAGTAAGTCGGATACGAGTGATCGTCGTGGTGCTGGCGCTGGCCCTGATCTGCCCCGCGGCCCATGCCGCTACCGAGCGTGAGCTGTTGCAGTTGTTCGCCGCGGGCAACGTCAAGTGGCTCGCCGAGCCGCTGCTCAAGGCCGCCCAGGAGATCGCGCAGATCCAAAATCCCGGGTCGGAGTTGGAAAAGTTCCACGGGTTGTGCCTGCTCAAGGTCGGCTACATCCGACTTTACGAGGGCAACGCCGACCAGGCGCAGCGTTACATTCTTCAGAGCGTTCCGCGCTTCGAGGCCGCGCTTAGGCACAAACCCAAAGACATCGAGGCGATGTTCGGCCGAGCGATGGCCTACATCACCCTGGCGCAGATGGGGCCGCAACTGATGACGCGCTACGCCCCGGATGTGGACCTGGCGTTGCAGGCGATGGACGGCGTGGACCCCTACCATTTCCTCTCGATCGAGGCCAAGGCCGCGCGCGGCCTGGTGCTCCCCGCGCAACTCGGCGGCGACCCGGCCAAGTCCGAGGTGGACCTGGAGCTGCTGCTGCAGTACGAGCCGGAGAACACCGAGGTGCTGTGCTGGCTGGCCGTGGCCCAGAGCCGCAACGGCCACGACGAGCAGGCGCGCGCCACCCTGAAAAAGGTGCTGGCGATCAATCCGGACCACCTGCGGGCAAAAAAGCTGCTGCAGCGGATGTAG
- a CDS encoding TonB-dependent receptor, with protein MRTAAAAVVLALLLAAASATAQEEPSDEPFLYWHDFQPPDPNKDFQLAQVYAVDRVQAARTGNVLSGHVLSRHQYRLAQDGLLELPAVYLTRRTLLLEAPVLRGLSGPRVLLMLDGLSADPMVWPDAPYEDLSYVDPQATGRIEVVRGPASSLYGSGALGGAVSAESVLRQDFRTGFDFSSGLLGRIGSGAGEQLGSLALESNVTDYFGGTGVASFSVVQDHDAGGSLGRRPDNGYRRQDLTMTLNVPDRGNLDADAVISLHDIDRFGDTPRINESRRELYRLRLRSNNFGQALEWIELSGGAYLRHRRRSMPIDPAQPSIDREHSLSGQARLSSSLRMGRFFAMLFGADWISDRYEGRRDGPGNTPPALPDDAHAQRLGLYSEIEFEPLPWLHIVPAARGEWLWAEARREIQGLPTQDVSLDNFDHAESISSVLDVGRDLHLFGRFERAYRFPEMAQIAGLETGAGALLVPARDIRPERLTSVEAGLRYDDGKSRFDLCSAWSHLDQGFVLEPAQLDGRDELGGRKLLRAINNGELTLYSIEGDAQFKLGLNWMYQIQGAYTWGRDEYADAAADGVPPYFGSTLLHWNSDDERISFEPYMEWAAPQRRVGQTDRLYPLQGRKTAGYVTYNGRMLFEVTRYIRVMIEGRNLADARVRRNSSTEFEPGRSFLATVQMHF; from the coding sequence TTGAGAACCGCGGCCGCCGCGGTCGTGCTGGCGCTGCTGCTGGCCGCAGCCTCCGCAACGGCCCAGGAAGAGCCCTCCGACGAGCCGTTCCTCTACTGGCACGACTTCCAGCCGCCCGATCCCAACAAAGATTTTCAGCTGGCCCAGGTCTACGCCGTTGACCGCGTACAGGCGGCGCGCACGGGCAACGTGCTCTCCGGACACGTGCTCTCGCGCCACCAGTACCGGCTGGCCCAGGACGGCCTGCTCGAGCTGCCCGCGGTCTACCTGACGCGGCGCACGCTGCTGCTCGAGGCGCCGGTGCTGCGCGGCCTGAGCGGGCCACGGGTACTGCTGATGCTCGACGGGCTGAGCGCCGATCCGATGGTCTGGCCCGACGCGCCCTACGAGGATTTGAGCTACGTCGATCCCCAGGCCACGGGACGCATCGAGGTCGTGCGCGGCCCGGCCTCGTCGCTCTACGGCTCGGGCGCACTGGGCGGCGCGGTCTCGGCCGAGAGCGTGCTGCGCCAGGATTTCCGCACGGGCTTCGACTTCTCCTCGGGCCTGCTGGGACGCATCGGCAGCGGCGCAGGCGAGCAGCTGGGGTCGCTGGCATTGGAGAGCAACGTCACCGATTACTTCGGCGGGACGGGCGTGGCCTCGTTCAGTGTGGTTCAGGATCACGACGCGGGCGGGTCCCTCGGGCGGCGGCCGGACAACGGCTATCGCCGCCAGGATCTGACCATGACCCTCAACGTGCCCGACCGCGGAAACCTCGATGCCGACGCCGTGATCAGCCTGCACGATATCGACCGCTTCGGCGACACGCCGCGGATTAACGAATCGCGCCGCGAGCTCTACCGCCTGCGCCTGCGATCCAATAATTTCGGTCAGGCGTTGGAGTGGATCGAGCTTTCCGGCGGAGCCTATCTGCGCCACCGACGGCGCTCAATGCCCATCGATCCGGCACAGCCCTCCATCGACCGCGAGCATTCGCTCTCGGGGCAGGCGCGTCTGAGCTCGAGCCTGCGTATGGGGCGCTTTTTCGCCATGCTGTTCGGCGCGGATTGGATCTCCGACCGCTACGAGGGTCGCCGCGACGGACCGGGCAACACGCCGCCGGCCCTGCCCGACGATGCGCATGCCCAACGCCTGGGGCTCTACAGCGAAATCGAGTTCGAGCCGCTGCCCTGGCTGCATATCGTGCCCGCGGCGCGCGGCGAATGGCTGTGGGCCGAGGCACGGCGCGAGATCCAAGGACTGCCGACCCAAGACGTCTCCCTCGACAATTTCGATCACGCCGAATCGATCAGCAGCGTGCTCGACGTCGGCCGCGACCTACACCTGTTCGGCCGCTTCGAACGCGCCTACCGCTTCCCGGAGATGGCGCAGATCGCCGGGCTGGAGACCGGAGCCGGAGCGCTGCTGGTGCCCGCACGCGACATCAGGCCCGAGCGGCTGACCAGCGTTGAGGCCGGATTGCGCTACGACGACGGCAAGTCGCGCTTCGACCTGTGCAGCGCCTGGTCGCACCTGGACCAAGGGTTCGTGCTCGAGCCCGCGCAGCTTGATGGACGCGACGAGCTTGGCGGCCGCAAGCTGCTGCGCGCGATCAACAACGGCGAGCTGACCCTGTACTCGATCGAGGGCGACGCGCAGTTCAAGCTGGGACTGAACTGGATGTACCAAATCCAGGGCGCCTACACCTGGGGACGTGACGAATACGCCGACGCGGCGGCCGACGGCGTGCCGCCGTACTTCGGCTCGACCCTGCTGCACTGGAATTCCGACGACGAGCGGATCAGCTTCGAGCCCTACATGGAGTGGGCCGCGCCCCAACGCCGCGTGGGCCAAACCGATCGGCTCTACCCGCTGCAAGGGCGCAAAACCGCGGGCTACGTGACCTACAACGGCCGAATGCTGTTCGAGGTCACGCGCTACATCCGCGTAATGATCGAAGGACGCAACCTGGCCGACGCGCGGGTGCGCCGCAACAGCTCAACCGAGTTCGAGCCCGGCCGTAGCTTCCTAGCCACCGTCCAAATGCACTTCTAA